One Ureaplasma urealyticum serovar 8 str. ATCC 27618 genomic window carries:
- the ffh gene encoding signal recognition particle protein — MFKAMIGNIVSKQMSKKLKNATIAEEDIKELLSEIRIALLDADVNLLVVKKFIKNIKEKTIGLYVEQNQKPADVVLKVIKDELVEILGKENKPVNTAKSQLKIMMVGLQGSGKTTTAGKLANYFRNKYNKKPLLVAADIYRPAAIDQLRTLAKQVRVDFWEEGTQRPDLTVKNALHKADENENNLVIVDTAGRLQTNEELMQELVNVKKTLNPDEVFLVVDAMAGQDIINVATEFNNWLKLTGIIVTKLDSDARAGAVLSLTSLLNVPIKFTGTGEKIGSIDSFYPERMADRILGLGDIMTLAEKAADVIDEKQVRGSMQRMMAGKMDLEDLMRQMSQISKLGSFSGIAKMIPGLNSISENQIDDAENKMKIWTILLSSMTLKERRDPRVFKKEPSRRMRVLKGSGRSPDELNKLLKQWEVSRDKMAELGKMLQKGKNPFSKSGGIFG, encoded by the coding sequence ATGTTTAAAGCGATGATAGGTAATATTGTAAGTAAGCAAATGTCAAAGAAATTAAAAAATGCGACAATTGCTGAAGAAGATATTAAAGAATTATTGAGTGAAATAAGAATCGCACTATTGGATGCTGACGTTAATTTATTAGTTGTTAAAAAATTTATAAAAAACATTAAAGAAAAAACTATTGGATTATACGTTGAACAAAATCAAAAACCCGCAGATGTTGTTTTAAAAGTAATTAAAGATGAATTAGTTGAAATTTTAGGTAAAGAAAATAAACCAGTTAATACAGCAAAATCCCAATTAAAAATTATGATGGTCGGTTTACAAGGTTCTGGTAAGACAACAACTGCTGGTAAATTAGCTAATTATTTTAGAAACAAATACAACAAAAAACCATTATTGGTTGCAGCAGATATTTATCGACCAGCAGCGATTGATCAATTACGAACATTAGCAAAACAAGTTCGTGTAGATTTTTGAGAAGAGGGAACACAACGTCCTGATTTAACTGTAAAAAACGCTTTACATAAAGCTGATGAAAATGAAAACAATTTAGTAATTGTGGATACAGCTGGGCGTTTACAAACAAATGAAGAGTTAATGCAAGAGTTAGTAAATGTTAAAAAAACATTAAATCCTGACGAAGTATTTTTAGTTGTTGACGCTATGGCAGGTCAAGACATTATTAATGTTGCAACTGAATTTAATAATTGATTAAAACTAACAGGAATTATTGTTACTAAATTAGATTCAGATGCACGTGCTGGAGCTGTTTTATCATTAACATCATTATTAAATGTGCCAATTAAATTTACAGGGACTGGTGAAAAAATAGGATCAATTGATAGTTTTTATCCAGAACGAATGGCTGATCGAATTTTAGGACTTGGAGATATTATGACTTTAGCTGAAAAAGCAGCTGATGTTATTGACGAAAAACAAGTTCGTGGTTCAATGCAACGAATGATGGCAGGAAAAATGGATTTAGAAGATTTGATGCGTCAAATGAGTCAAATTAGTAAATTAGGTAGTTTTTCAGGAATTGCAAAAATGATTCCAGGTTTAAATAGTATTTCTGAAAATCAAATTGATGATGCTGAAAATAAAATGAAGATATGAACAATTTTATTATCAAGTATGACTTTAAAAGAACGTCGAGATCCAAGAGTATTTAAAAAAGAACCATCAAGACGTATGCGTGTTCTAAAAGGTTCGGGACGTTCGCCTGATGAATTAAATAAATTATTAAAACAATGAGAAGTTTCGCGTGATAAAATGGCAGAACTTGGAAAAATGTTACAAAAAGGTAAAAATCCTTTTAGCAAATCTGGTGGTATATTTGGTTAA